Proteins encoded by one window of Companilactobacillus ginsenosidimutans:
- the pnuC gene encoding nicotinamide riboside transporter PnuC has protein sequence MMVINDFKGWSKSSYGLLALGIIMQAIILVSAGDYSPLTLITTLGAILGVTCVLMISNRKASNGIFGIVSAIIIIFNAIINKVYADALLQFAYIFVLDIPVLVAWTKHEDDTGSAEVSKPLHGFAQWTYAIVGMLAIWGVSYLILKQFGDTQPVVDALGFSIGMIASILCVKRIKTQFIFWFVQGIVSMVLWIRASMIAGNGLMSPLGFMYVIYMLNDLVGWITWSRAEHKEKVTANAEA, from the coding sequence ATGATGGTTATCAACGATTTTAAAGGATGGAGTAAATCAAGTTATGGATTGTTAGCATTAGGTATTATCATGCAAGCAATTATCTTGGTTAGTGCAGGTGATTATTCACCGTTAACTTTAATTACTACATTAGGTGCGATATTAGGTGTTACATGTGTACTAATGATTAGTAATCGTAAAGCAAGTAACGGAATTTTTGGAATCGTTTCGGCAATCATCATTATCTTTAATGCGATTATCAATAAAGTATATGCTGATGCATTATTGCAGTTTGCATATATTTTTGTATTAGATATTCCAGTTTTGGTAGCATGGACAAAACATGAAGATGATACAGGTAGTGCGGAAGTTTCAAAACCACTTCACGGATTTGCACAATGGACATATGCCATTGTTGGTATGTTAGCAATTTGGGGAGTATCATATTTAATTCTTAAACAATTTGGTGATACTCAACCCGTTGTTGATGCATTAGGATTCTCAATTGGTATGATTGCATCAATTTTATGTGTTAAAAGAATTAAGACACAATTTATTTTCTGGTTTGTCCAAGGAATCGTGTCAATGGTTCTATGGATTCGTGCATCAATGATTGCCGGAAATGGACTAATGAGTCCACTTGGTTTCATGTATGTAATCTACATGCTAAATGATTTGGTAGGTTGGATTACTTGGTCACGTGCCGAACATAAAGAAAAAGTTACTGCTAACGCAGAAGCTTAA
- a CDS encoding phosphatase PAP2 family protein: protein MGVKVSKFMSSPSKVFYTAAITIIAIMLIGTGFDWQISQAIMDQNSWFSTIFQDFGLWPIPFIIMLSCMVIINYGYRAKDKPWFVRCSMIIGGFVLSGWQLWANYLKTTVYYALTLNDNVKKGLPVGQANSDGGNLHLSFLGNFTIWIIIYLVFFFIAQIWLSRKSDEQMTYLVKVAVVATLASIVANDMNAAMKTYWGRWRPYELAGNHAHFTNWFQPNGANNHMSFPSGHTTAAAGIMLLPMFVDRANVKLQKIAFWCGLAYCILMWSTRVRVGAHFLTDATSGLWTVWFVFFVVLSITGMHLVEWKKDPILK from the coding sequence ATGGGAGTAAAAGTAAGCAAATTTATGTCCTCACCAAGTAAGGTGTTTTACACCGCAGCAATCACAATTATTGCGATTATGTTAATTGGTACAGGATTTGACTGGCAAATTTCTCAAGCAATCATGGATCAAAATTCATGGTTCTCGACAATTTTCCAAGATTTCGGTCTATGGCCAATTCCATTTATCATCATGCTAAGTTGTATGGTAATCATTAATTATGGTTATCGTGCAAAGGATAAGCCTTGGTTTGTTCGCTGCAGTATGATTATTGGTGGATTTGTTCTATCAGGTTGGCAACTATGGGCCAACTATTTAAAGACAACTGTCTATTACGCCTTAACATTAAATGACAATGTTAAAAAAGGATTGCCAGTTGGACAAGCAAATAGTGATGGTGGAAACTTACACTTATCATTTTTAGGTAACTTTACTATTTGGATTATTATTTATTTAGTATTCTTTTTCATTGCACAAATTTGGTTATCACGTAAATCTGATGAGCAAATGACTTATTTAGTTAAAGTTGCCGTTGTAGCAACACTTGCAAGTATTGTTGCAAATGATATGAACGCTGCAATGAAGACTTATTGGGGAAGATGGAGACCTTATGAATTAGCAGGTAACCATGCACACTTCACAAATTGGTTCCAACCAAATGGAGCTAACAATCACATGAGTTTCCCATCTGGTCACACAACTGCCGCAGCCGGAATTATGTTATTACCAATGTTCGTTGATCGTGCCAATGTTAAATTACAAAAAATCGCATTTTGGTGTGGATTAGCATATTGCATCTTGATGTGGTCAACTCGTGTTAGAGTTGGTGCTCACTTCTTAACAGATGCTACTTCTGGTCTTTGGACTGTATGGTTTGTATTCTTTGTTGTATTGAGCATTACGGGAATGCATCTGGTTGAATGGAAAAAGGATCCAATATTGAAGTAA
- the argH gene encoding argininosuccinate lyase — translation MSTKKLWGGRFQAQAETWVDEFGASISFDQLMADEDIEGSLAHVKMLKKTKILNESDSNQIIAGLENVRKELHEGKLEFTVENEDIHMNIESILTDEIGPVAGKLHTGRSRNDQVATDFHLYVKNRLPKIVEEIQTIQKTLVELAENNVETIMPGYTHLQHAQPISYGHYLMAYYSMFKRDVERFQFNMKHADISPLGAAALAGTTFPIDREFTAKELGFADVYSNSLDAVSDRDFALEFLSNASILMMHLSRFCEEISMWVSYEFNYLELSDKYTTGSSIMPQKKNPDMAELIRGKSGRVYGHLLGLLSTMKSLPLAYNKDLQEDKEGTFDTVKTLLPALRVFNGMISTLNVKKDNMRHATENDFSNATELADYLATKGIPFREAHGIVGQLVLKGLENHQNLQDITMDEFKKISPLIEDDVYEVLKPEIAVERRNSLGGTGFASVRKQIKDAKAELNAVVSE, via the coding sequence ATGAGTACCAAAAAATTATGGGGTGGTCGTTTTCAAGCTCAAGCTGAAACTTGGGTAGATGAATTCGGCGCATCAATAAGTTTTGATCAACTCATGGCCGATGAAGATATTGAAGGATCTTTGGCACATGTAAAAATGTTGAAGAAAACTAAAATATTGAATGAATCAGATAGCAATCAAATCATTGCTGGACTTGAGAATGTTCGTAAAGAATTACACGAAGGAAAACTAGAGTTCACAGTTGAAAACGAAGATATTCATATGAATATTGAAAGTATTTTAACTGATGAAATTGGTCCGGTAGCGGGTAAATTGCATACTGGACGTTCACGTAATGATCAAGTTGCGACTGACTTTCATTTGTATGTCAAAAATCGTTTACCAAAAATAGTTGAAGAAATTCAAACTATCCAGAAAACACTAGTAGAGTTAGCTGAGAATAATGTCGAAACAATTATGCCAGGGTATACACATCTTCAACATGCCCAGCCAATTTCGTACGGACATTATTTGATGGCTTACTATTCAATGTTTAAACGTGATGTTGAACGATTCCAGTTTAATATGAAACACGCAGACATCTCACCACTTGGTGCTGCAGCATTAGCAGGAACAACTTTCCCAATCGATCGTGAGTTTACTGCGAAAGAATTAGGGTTCGCTGACGTCTATAGTAATTCTTTGGATGCAGTGTCTGACCGTGATTTTGCATTGGAATTCTTGAGTAATGCATCTATCTTAATGATGCACTTATCACGTTTCTGTGAAGAAATTAGTATGTGGGTTAGTTATGAGTTCAATTATCTTGAACTTAGTGACAAATACACTACTGGTAGTTCAATCATGCCTCAGAAGAAAAATCCCGATATGGCAGAATTGATACGTGGTAAGAGTGGTCGTGTTTATGGTCACTTACTTGGATTGCTCTCAACTATGAAGTCATTGCCATTAGCTTATAATAAGGATCTTCAAGAAGATAAAGAAGGTACCTTTGATACAGTTAAGACCTTGTTGCCAGCACTTCGTGTGTTCAATGGGATGATTTCAACCTTAAATGTTAAAAAAGATAATATGCGTCATGCAACCGAAAATGATTTTTCTAATGCAACTGAACTTGCAGACTATTTAGCTACTAAGGGTATTCCATTTAGAGAAGCCCACGGTATTGTTGGTCAACTTGTTCTTAAAGGATTAGAAAACCATCAGAACCTTCAAGATATTACGATGGACGAATTTAAAAAGATTTCTCCATTAATTGAAGATGACGTTTATGAAGTATTAAAACCTGAGATTGCTGTTGAGAGAAGAAACTCTCTTGGTGGTACAGGATTTGCTTCAGTTAGAAAACAAATTAAAGATGCTAAGGCTGAATTAAACGCAGTAGTATCTGAATAA
- a CDS encoding argininosuccinate synthase translates to MTDTKKVVLAYSGGLDTSVAIPWLKNKGYDVIACCIDVGEGKDHDFIEKKALKVGAVDAVTIDAEDEYADNYALVSLQGNTLYEGSYPLLSALSRPLIVKKLVEVAQQKGAVAIAHGCTGKGNDQVRFEVGIHALAPDLEVLSPVRDWHWSREEEIDYAKKHDIPVPIDLDSPYSIDANIWGRANECGVLEDPWVEAPEDAFGLTNPIEKTPDQPTTLTIKFNQGVPVSINDEEMKFSEIIEKLNKIAGENGVGRIDHIENRLVGIKSREIYECPAAMVLIKAHKELEDLTTERDLGHFKPVIEKELTEIIYNGLWFSPLMESLLAFLKESQKDVTGVIRLNLFKGNIWILGRKADKSLYDLDLATYTSADSFDQEAAKGFIKLWGLPTQVKAQVDQKNAKKPVNEGK, encoded by the coding sequence ATGACAGATACAAAGAAAGTAGTACTAGCTTATTCAGGAGGTTTGGATACTTCCGTAGCGATTCCATGGCTAAAAAATAAAGGATACGATGTTATTGCATGTTGTATTGATGTTGGCGAAGGAAAAGATCACGACTTTATCGAAAAGAAAGCTCTTAAAGTCGGTGCCGTTGACGCAGTTACAATTGATGCAGAAGACGAATATGCTGACAATTATGCATTAGTATCATTACAAGGTAACACTCTTTATGAGGGTAGTTATCCATTACTCTCTGCTCTATCTCGACCACTGATAGTTAAAAAGTTAGTAGAAGTTGCACAACAAAAAGGTGCCGTAGCAATTGCTCACGGATGTACTGGTAAAGGTAATGACCAAGTTCGTTTCGAAGTTGGTATTCACGCTTTAGCACCAGACTTGGAAGTTCTAAGTCCAGTTAGAGATTGGCACTGGTCACGTGAAGAAGAAATTGACTATGCTAAGAAGCATGATATTCCAGTTCCTATCGATTTGGACTCACCATACTCAATCGATGCAAATATTTGGGGACGTGCTAACGAATGTGGTGTTCTTGAAGACCCTTGGGTTGAAGCACCAGAAGATGCCTTTGGATTAACAAATCCTATTGAAAAGACACCAGATCAACCAACAACTTTGACAATTAAATTTAACCAAGGTGTTCCAGTTTCAATTAATGATGAAGAGATGAAATTCTCAGAAATTATTGAAAAATTGAACAAGATCGCCGGCGAAAATGGTGTTGGTAGAATTGACCACATCGAAAACAGATTAGTTGGTATTAAGTCACGTGAAATTTATGAATGTCCAGCAGCTATGGTATTAATCAAAGCTCACAAGGAACTCGAAGATTTGACTACAGAACGTGATTTGGGACACTTCAAACCAGTCATTGAAAAAGAATTAACAGAAATTATTTATAACGGACTATGGTTCTCACCATTAATGGAATCATTATTGGCATTCTTGAAAGAAAGTCAAAAAGATGTTACAGGTGTTATCAGATTGAACCTATTCAAAGGTAATATCTGGATTCTTGGACGTAAAGCTGACAAGTCATTGTACGATTTGGACCTTGCTACATACACATCAGCTGATTCATTCGATCAAGAGGCTGCTAAAGGATTTATCAAACTATGGGGTCTTCCAACACAAGTTAAGGCTCAAGTAGACCAAAAGAACGCAAAGAAACCAGTTAACGAGGGCAAATAA
- the mscL gene encoding large-conductance mechanosensitive channel protein MscL, protein MLKEFKDFIARGNVMDLAVGVIMGAAFTAIVTSLVSNLINPLIGLVLGKIDLSNMVFKVAGANFKYGSFIESIINFLIIAVVVFFIVKGVNRLMKKSESEEEDDDKPDKDDEMIKYLKKISESVDKSNSEN, encoded by the coding sequence ATGTTAAAAGAATTTAAGGATTTTATTGCTCGAGGGAATGTAATGGATTTAGCAGTTGGAGTAATTATGGGGGCTGCATTCACAGCAATTGTTACTTCATTAGTATCAAACCTTATTAATCCTTTGATTGGTTTAGTTTTGGGGAAAATTGATTTATCCAATATGGTATTCAAAGTTGCTGGAGCAAACTTTAAATATGGAAGTTTCATTGAATCAATTATTAATTTTCTGATTATCGCTGTAGTTGTGTTCTTTATTGTTAAAGGCGTAAATAGATTAATGAAAAAGTCTGAATCTGAAGAGGAAGATGATGATAAGCCAGATAAAGATGATGAGATGATCAAGTATTTAAAGAAAATCTCAGAGTCTGTCGATAAATCAAATTCTGAAAATTAG
- a CDS encoding Y-family DNA polymerase: MATPFDDPSRLPYRDIMCIDCKSFYASTEAIRRAEYPLASKIAVLSRAESNGGLILAASPDTKKDYGVKLGTRKYEITPDMDIQLVAPHMKDYIKLNYRVNQVFRQFTDDQHWFVYSVDESFIDVTHSHKLFGSNDEIAAKIQDKVFKETGIVTTVGIGPNPLMAKLALDNAAKVEAPWRAEWTYKEVSDTIWKIPSLTDFWSIGVKTAGKLERMGITSIYDLAHTDRKKLNKKFGVLGDALYFHSWGIDYSDLAKRYVPRADNKGYGNSQVLMRDYTTRDDTETVLFEIADQVATRLRKHNVLGEVIGISVGFAEPNENNQRGWGAQTKVDPTNRTDDLIRAVKYLFEKKWQGEALRSLGVRVNRVSRPSTLQLSLFEGNDQYDANLRLEHTIDQIRDRYGYKSIVRGYSKKSAGTAIDRSKLVGGHQA; the protein is encoded by the coding sequence ATGGCTACGCCCTTTGATGATCCCAGTCGTTTACCATATAGGGATATCATGTGTATCGACTGTAAATCATTTTATGCAAGCACAGAGGCAATTCGTCGAGCTGAGTATCCGTTGGCTTCAAAAATTGCGGTCTTGTCTAGGGCAGAATCGAATGGTGGATTGATTTTGGCAGCGTCACCAGATACTAAAAAAGACTATGGGGTAAAGTTAGGCACCCGTAAATACGAGATTACTCCTGATATGGATATTCAGCTAGTAGCTCCACATATGAAGGACTATATAAAACTCAACTATCGAGTCAATCAAGTATTTAGACAGTTTACTGACGATCAACATTGGTTTGTTTACAGTGTTGATGAATCCTTTATTGACGTTACTCATAGTCACAAGTTATTTGGCAGTAATGATGAGATTGCTGCAAAAATCCAGGATAAAGTTTTTAAAGAAACTGGAATTGTTACCACAGTAGGAATTGGGCCAAATCCATTAATGGCAAAGCTGGCGTTGGACAATGCTGCCAAAGTTGAGGCACCATGGCGGGCTGAGTGGACTTATAAAGAAGTTTCTGACACGATATGGAAGATTCCTTCACTTACGGACTTCTGGTCCATAGGGGTGAAAACAGCTGGTAAATTAGAGCGAATGGGCATAACTTCCATTTATGATTTAGCACATACAGACAGAAAAAAATTAAACAAAAAATTTGGCGTACTTGGTGATGCGTTATATTTTCACAGCTGGGGTATTGATTATTCCGACTTAGCTAAAAGATATGTCCCACGAGCAGATAATAAAGGTTATGGAAACAGTCAGGTGCTAATGCGTGACTATACAACAAGAGATGATACTGAGACGGTTTTATTCGAAATTGCAGATCAAGTTGCAACTAGATTGAGGAAGCACAACGTTTTGGGTGAAGTTATTGGGATATCAGTTGGGTTTGCAGAACCAAATGAAAATAATCAACGAGGTTGGGGTGCACAGACCAAAGTGGATCCCACTAATCGCACAGATGATTTAATTCGTGCAGTAAAATATTTATTCGAGAAAAAATGGCAAGGTGAAGCTTTGCGGAGTCTGGGTGTCCGAGTAAATCGAGTAAGCAGACCTAGTACGCTTCAACTGTCATTGTTTGAAGGCAATGACCAGTATGATGCTAATTTAAGATTGGAACATACAATTGATCAAATCAGAGATAGATATGGTTATAAATCAATTGTTCGAGGGTACAGTAAGAAATCAGCAGGTACTGCAATCGATAGATCTAAGTTAGTTGGTGGCCATCAAGCATAG
- a CDS encoding cold-shock protein, with protein sequence MEQGTVKWFNPDKGFGFITREDGSDVFAHFSAIQGDGFKTLDEGQHVTFDVEDGERGPQAANIVKD encoded by the coding sequence ATGGAACAAGGTACAGTTAAATGGTTTAACCCTGATAAAGGTTTTGGTTTTATTACTCGCGAAGATGGTAGTGACGTATTTGCTCACTTCTCAGCTATCCAAGGAGACGGATTCAAGACTTTGGACGAAGGTCAACACGTAACATTCGACGTAGAAGACGGCGAACGTGGACCACAAGCTGCTAACATCGTTAAAGACTAA
- a CDS encoding DUF6440 family protein: MKREKFVKLTSSSYITIFVDPETGVEYAMNSAINGDVVSPLYNADGSLKVNEEYRKK, translated from the coding sequence ATGAAAAGAGAAAAATTCGTTAAATTAACCAGTAGCTCATACATTACAATCTTCGTTGATCCTGAAACAGGTGTTGAATATGCAATGAATTCTGCTATAAACGGTGACGTCGTTTCTCCATTATACAATGCCGACGGATCTTTAAAGGTTAACGAAGAATATCGTAAAAAATAA
- a CDS encoding IS30 family transposase codes for MSISTLSQFERGAIYQLLKDGNSHNEIARRMKLSKSTISNELSRVDPYDPVLAQEHADKMRRHCGRQSILSKDNAILIKQHLELTWSPEQIASELNLCFKSIYNWIYQGLIDFDSELLSDKSRRKKHKHETRGTFKVDETIETRPEEINTRKTFGHWEADTVLSSRGQSKACLATFVERKTRFVWAIKINDRTKESMNSAIKKMKSIFGENIKSITVDHGKEFSGFNDLADYYNLPVYFCHPYSPWERGTNEYFNRKLRWFFPKKTDFNSVSEDELLESLELINNRPLKILGWNTAIETFRDCVLKCSD; via the coding sequence ATGAGCATATCTACTTTATCACAGTTTGAGCGCGGAGCCATATATCAATTATTAAAAGATGGTAATTCTCACAATGAAATTGCAAGAAGGATGAAGTTGTCCAAATCTACAATTAGTAATGAACTCAGCCGTGTCGATCCGTATGACCCTGTTCTGGCACAAGAGCACGCTGATAAAATGAGGCGCCATTGCGGAAGACAATCAATACTGTCAAAGGATAATGCCATTCTGATTAAGCAACACCTTGAGCTAACTTGGTCACCTGAACAAATAGCTAGTGAATTAAACCTGTGTTTTAAATCCATCTACAACTGGATTTATCAGGGGTTGATCGATTTTGATTCAGAACTATTATCAGATAAATCTCGTCGTAAAAAGCATAAACATGAGACACGTGGGACTTTCAAAGTTGATGAAACCATAGAGACGAGACCCGAAGAAATTAATACTCGTAAGACCTTTGGACATTGGGAAGCTGATACTGTCCTATCTTCACGTGGACAATCAAAGGCTTGCTTAGCAACGTTTGTAGAACGTAAGACAAGATTCGTCTGGGCGATTAAGATCAATGATCGTACTAAGGAATCAATGAATTCAGCGATAAAAAAGATGAAATCAATCTTTGGTGAAAACATTAAATCTATAACAGTGGATCATGGAAAAGAGTTCTCAGGATTCAACGACTTGGCCGATTATTACAATCTTCCAGTCTATTTCTGTCATCCATATTCACCATGGGAACGTGGAACTAATGAGTACTTCAATCGAAAACTACGTTGGTTCTTTCCAAAGAAAACAGACTTCAACAGTGTTTCTGAAGATGAGTTGCTGGAATCATTAGAATTGATCAATAATCGACCATTAAAAATACTTGGCTGGAACACGGCCATTGAGACGTTTAGGGATTGTGTATTGAAGTGTTCGGATTAA
- a CDS encoding helix-turn-helix domain-containing protein yields MRFGERLKQARKESGITQQQLSNKLNLSRQTISSWETGNSYPDIESLIQLSNYFDISLDVLIKDDTNVSDALSRNDISKRLRLFIILLTVVNLMFFVVRIINSVGSLHVSDEMIISAFVIFNSAVLIMASIFQMNLMKMNFKWLSNKNLGIAILVFVILNCKINPNT; encoded by the coding sequence ATGCGTTTTGGTGAAAGGCTTAAGCAAGCTAGAAAAGAATCAGGGATTACACAGCAGCAATTGTCCAATAAATTGAATTTATCTAGACAAACGATTTCTAGTTGGGAAACAGGGAATAGCTATCCAGACATCGAATCTTTAATTCAATTAAGCAATTATTTTGATATATCGTTAGACGTTTTGATTAAAGACGATACGAATGTATCCGACGCGCTTAGTAGAAACGACATCTCAAAAAGATTACGATTATTCATTATCTTGCTGACTGTAGTAAATTTGATGTTTTTTGTTGTTAGGATAATAAATTCTGTTGGGTCGTTGCACGTTAGTGATGAAATGATCATTTCTGCTTTTGTAATATTTAATTCAGCTGTTTTGATTATGGCATCAATCTTTCAAATGAATTTAATGAAAATGAATTTTAAATGGTTGTCAAATAAGAACTTGGGAATTGCAATTTTAGTTTTTGTTATCTTAAATTGTAAGATTAATCCGAACACCTAA
- a CDS encoding DHH family phosphoesterase encodes MFDKILHEIQKYNDIIIIRHQNPDPDAIGSQLGLANILRNAFPQKNILTPGTELEVFDWLGKMQQVPSNKYKDSLVIAVDTANEIRVDDDPHFKDAELIIKIDHHPNDDPFGNINWVDDSFSSCAEMIYTLADELGLPVEKESARLLYSGVIGDTNRFLYADATYRTLNIAAQLAKTGIDISEISHQEDQMTMEIARLEAYILENFTITDSGFAYIILEKDLLEIFHLNPGELDYAVPLIGKIDEVNTWAIISEKETNKFRCNLRSKEIPINSIAVKFGGGGHPLASGVYVHSMDNVQKLLDEMDKITH; translated from the coding sequence ATGTTTGATAAAATTCTTCATGAAATCCAGAAGTACAACGATATCATCATAATTAGACACCAAAATCCTGACCCTGATGCGATTGGAAGTCAGCTAGGATTAGCTAATATTCTCCGTAATGCCTTTCCGCAAAAAAACATTTTGACACCGGGTACTGAACTCGAAGTATTCGACTGGTTAGGAAAAATGCAGCAAGTTCCTTCAAACAAGTATAAGGATTCCTTAGTTATTGCAGTTGATACTGCCAATGAAATTAGGGTTGATGATGATCCGCACTTTAAGGATGCTGAATTAATCATTAAAATTGACCACCATCCTAACGATGATCCATTTGGAAATATCAACTGGGTCGACGACAGCTTTTCTAGCTGTGCTGAGATGATTTATACCTTGGCTGATGAATTAGGCCTCCCCGTCGAAAAAGAGAGCGCCAGGCTACTTTATTCAGGCGTCATCGGTGATACCAATCGATTCCTTTACGCAGATGCCACTTATCGAACTCTAAATATTGCCGCACAATTGGCTAAAACCGGTATCGATATTTCTGAGATTAGCCATCAAGAAGATCAAATGACTATGGAAATTGCCCGTTTAGAAGCTTATATTTTGGAAAACTTTACCATTACTGACTCAGGATTTGCCTACATTATTCTAGAAAAAGATTTGCTCGAAATTTTCCACCTAAATCCTGGTGAGCTTGATTATGCTGTACCACTTATCGGAAAAATTGATGAGGTTAACACTTGGGCAATTATTAGTGAAAAGGAAACTAATAAATTCCGTTGTAATTTGCGTTCAAAAGAAATCCCTATTAATTCAATTGCTGTGAAGTTTGGTGGCGGTGGACATCCCCTAGCAAGTGGAGTTTATGTTCACAGCATGGATAACGTCCAAAAATTACTAGATGAAATGGATAAAATTACTCATTAA
- a CDS encoding SDR family NAD(P)-dependent oxidoreductase, which yields MDLHLTHKLALITGSTKGIGKAIAFEMAREGADVIINGRKQVDVDNVVNEIKSNFPTTNPQGAPADISEESGRKDLFDKFPKVDILVNNMGIFQPMEYFDISDKTWEKFFEINVLAGNSLAKFYLPKMLDQDFGRIIFIASEEAVMPSGEMPQYSMTKSMNLSLAKSLSKLTVATHVTVNTIMPGSTLTEGVSDMISEMYKDSDIPKSDWEADFMKNHRSRSQIQRLIRPAEIGRFVAFVSSPDASSFSGEALRLDGGLVPTIF from the coding sequence ATGGATTTACACTTAACTCACAAATTAGCTTTAATTACGGGATCTACTAAGGGTATCGGCAAGGCAATCGCTTTTGAAATGGCTCGTGAAGGTGCGGATGTCATTATAAATGGACGTAAACAAGTTGACGTTGATAATGTTGTCAATGAAATCAAGAGTAATTTTCCAACTACTAATCCACAAGGCGCTCCGGCCGATATTTCTGAAGAATCAGGCCGAAAGGATTTGTTCGATAAATTCCCTAAAGTAGATATTTTAGTGAATAACATGGGGATTTTCCAACCAATGGAATACTTCGATATATCAGACAAAACTTGGGAAAAATTTTTCGAAATAAATGTCCTTGCTGGAAACTCATTGGCAAAATTCTATTTACCTAAAATGTTAGATCAAGACTTTGGTCGAATTATTTTTATTGCTAGTGAGGAAGCAGTTATGCCATCAGGTGAAATGCCCCAATATAGTATGACCAAATCCATGAATCTATCATTAGCAAAGAGTTTATCTAAGCTCACAGTAGCTACTCATGTTACAGTAAACACCATAATGCCCGGTTCGACTCTTACTGAAGGTGTATCGGATATGATTTCTGAAATGTACAAAGATTCTGATATTCCAAAATCTGACTGGGAAGCAGATTTTATGAAGAATCACCGATCTCGTTCACAAATTCAAAGACTAATCCGCCCTGCTGAAATAGGACGTTTTGTTGCCTTCGTTTCAAGCCCTGACGCCTCTTCATTTTCTGGAGAAGCACTACGTCTTGACGGTGGACTAGTACCAACTATTTTTTAA